CGGGCATCTCCATCTTGAAAAAGTGAAAAAAAAACGGACTTTCAAAGTCCGTTTTTTTTGTTTGTGTGTCATTCCCGCGAAAGCGGGAATTTCCTTGATAAAAAATTATTTCTTCTTGTTGGCTTTCCGTAGCGCTTCTATCGCTTTACGGATGTTCTTGCCATCTTCGAGGTGCTTTGGCGAGAGCTTGTCCCTGTGCTTGTAATCGATTTTCTTCCACAGCTCTTTTAAGTGCCAGCGGGCGCGCTTGTCTTCAAGAATGTATCCGGGGCGCACTCCTGCGTCAAGACCTTGTACGATAAATTCCATGGCGTCGTCATAACGGCCTTGGTCATAGCGCAAGTCTGCAAGGAAGTAGTAATTGTAAATGTCCTTGCGGTTCTGTTCGAGGGCCATGTTCAGGTATTTGTCTGCAAGTTTCTCGTCCGGCCAGGAGAGGATTAGCGGTACGTAAGGCAGCACAAAGTGCGCTCGCCCGAGAATCTGCCAGTCTTCTGCCGCAGTCGCGACATCGCGGACTTTACTTGCAATGCCTTCCTTGATTGAAGAAAATACGTTGCGCTCAGAGCCCCACATCGAGAGCGTCGAGGCGTAGACGTGCGCGATTTCCTTGTTCTCTGGGAACTTCTCATAGGCGCTTCTGCTAGCGTCCATCAGCGTATCCAAATGGAGCTGGCGCTTCTTCTCGTCGAACTGCACGAATCTGAAGCAGAAATACAGCGTTTTCACATAGCCTTCGGTTGCCGCTTCGAGGACGGTGGAATCTTCCATCGCTTTTTTGTACGCCTCTTTCATTATCTTTGCATTTTTCGCGTCGGCCTTGTCGCCCTTGGCGCGCAAAGCACGTGCCGCATAGCAGGAATCTGCTATGTGCAAGTCTTCGTTTGCGCTTGCAAAACTAATTGCAAGCAGCAATGCAAAAACAATGTTCCGCGTAATTCTCATGAATACGCTTAGACTTTCCAGTTCTGGAGCAACTTGTTCACCGTGGCAATGCGAGTCTTTTCTTCGTCAGTGCCGTGGAATGTCTTGAACAAGAGATTGCGGTATTCCATGAGTGCGGTACGGATGATGACTTTTTCTTCTTTTTTGAGCATGGTGATAAATTAATTAAAGGATTACTTGCTGCGTTTGCCCTTGCCGGAGAAATAGTCCTGCTGGCGCGTGATACCGAGAACGGCATGCCACAGGGTTCCGTTGGGGTTGATTTTCTTGCGTTCGCTCACGGCGTATTCTATAGGCACGTGCGAGAAAACGTTGTTCATGCTGCCAACGACCATGTCCGTCTTGCCTGCCATGCCTGCATGTACTGCGCTTTCAGCGAGCTGGAAGCAGAAAATGGCGTCAGTACCTTTGGCGGGGATGCTACGCACCGTGTAGCTCGGGTCAAAGTACTTGATGTTGATTTCCTTGCCGACGCTATCGAAATGTTCCTTGATCTTGCGGGTTAGGAATTCACCGATATCGTTCTTCAAGATGTTGCCACTTGCGTCCCTGCGTTCTTCCTGGTTCTTGAAAAGTTCCTGTCCGGCGCCTTCGGCGACGGCAATCACGGCATGAGTCTTGCCGCTGGCGTAACGGCTTTCGAGAGCCTTGAAGAGCCCGTCAAGCGTAAAAGGAACTTCAGGGACGAGGCAGATGTTCACAACTGTTGTTGCAAGCGATGCGTAGGCTGCGATAAAGCCGGAGTCACGACCCATGAGCTTCACAAGGCCAAGACCATTGAATGCACCGTTTGCTTCGATGTGGGCGCTGGTAATCACGTTTGTTGCGCTGAGCACGGCGGTTTCAAAACCGAACGTCCTGTCGATCAGGTTCAAGTCGTTATCGATCGTCTTCGGGATGCCGATAATCGAGATGGGCTGTTTGCGCTTCTTGACTTCTTCGGCAATCGCGTGTGCGCCGCGGAGTGTACCATCACCGCCGATGCAGAACAACACGTTGATGTTTAAGCGCATGAGCGTGTCGACCATGATGGCCGGGTCCTGCATGCCGCGGGAGCTACCGAGAATCGTACCGCCGTCTTCCTGAATGGCGTCGACCACATCCGGGTCAAGCACGATGGGGGAGTAACCGTAATTCGGGTTCAGGCCACGGTATCCGTACGGGATGCCAAAGATGTTCCTTACGCCATAGTCGAACCAGAGCACCTGTACAAGGCCCTTGATGACGTTGTTAAGGCCTGGGCAGAGGCCACCGCAAGTGACGATACCTGCACGCGTCCAGGCGGGGTCGTGGAAAATGGTCTGTCGGGGGCCGGCCACTTCGAGTGAAGGTACCGGGATGCCCTTCGCTAAGTATTCAGAGATGAGATTGACGTCAGTGGTAAGGCTGACCTTGTCATTTTCGGAAACGAAAGGAACGCCGTTCATCGGGGACTTAAGCGTGCCCTTGCCAACGGTTTC
This is a stretch of genomic DNA from Fibrobacter sp. UBA4297. It encodes these proteins:
- a CDS encoding ATP-dependent 6-phosphofructokinase; translation: MTQDDIIKNPLDYDLSIETVGKGTLKSPMNGVPFVSENDKVSLTTDVNLISEYLAKGIPVPSLEVAGPRQTIFHDPAWTRAGIVTCGGLCPGLNNVIKGLVQVLWFDYGVRNIFGIPYGYRGLNPNYGYSPIVLDPDVVDAIQEDGGTILGSSRGMQDPAIMVDTLMRLNINVLFCIGGDGTLRGAHAIAEEVKKRKQPISIIGIPKTIDNDLNLIDRTFGFETAVLSATNVITSAHIEANGAFNGLGLVKLMGRDSGFIAAYASLATTVVNICLVPEVPFTLDGLFKALESRYASGKTHAVIAVAEGAGQELFKNQEERRDASGNILKNDIGEFLTRKIKEHFDSVGKEINIKYFDPSYTVRSIPAKGTDAIFCFQLAESAVHAGMAGKTDMVVGSMNNVFSHVPIEYAVSERKKINPNGTLWHAVLGITRQQDYFSGKGKRSK